The proteins below come from a single Drosophila kikkawai strain 14028-0561.14 chromosome 3R, DkikHiC1v2, whole genome shotgun sequence genomic window:
- the Cont gene encoding contactin produces the protein MSPTRGLAALALCLFGLATAQLPGDLPAGQLDGQLGQPSQQPQQSYQPSYNKDYSPRYNPLYTGQQQSQDTTQFDNPLLDGQNPNSYNGYYDGNRPLGGAGGVGGLNGVGVGGYNGGGGLSSNVGGPGNSLGGGLGGLGPQYDPFHRNSIGGAPGVNYRDMYSDEENFCPEHWVSFRQSCYRFIRSPKRNWAEAKKICKAYNADLINVDNVEKHSFILKNLILQNHRQNRFFISARQTGPQNWVNDDNTQLVQIEDSFSMDENVPLENEDLHDNRFLVQNDLYNRNNFNNPNQFYNSLPGTVNQRNQNNLRGFIGPNQPYGDNGYIRDRVVYAYSKKRDRWMFMPAYEIELNLFICESKVLYSPDNVNIKLDDKRPYHYGLDIRDMERIPRGPYFVKQPNDTTFDVNKNRLIPDVSLSCLAGGYPTPSYVWYREVYVNDTLEYQKIDPLAQDRYTISGGNLIIYEPKQALDQGAYHCVAENKFGRVRSESAHLNFGFIMEFNLKRSAETSEMNWGKSIFCDPPQHYPDVRYYWARDYFPNFVEEDQRVFVSRDGALYFSFIETVDRANYSCTVQTLVSDTGRNGPFFPLRVTPNSNYQALIFANTFPKVFPEAPVAGDEIRLECMAFGYPIPAYNWTRQNQPLQRNAYTINYGRVLIIQNATTNDNGEYTCTITNPRKTLTKSIYINIQMRPEFTIPLKDMIKDYNSDVTFICEAFAIPDANYTWYKNAERLDPLNINRDRYIIQDNVLTIKFLEKDKDEGMYQCGAQNQLKTSFSSAQLRVLSMKPSFKKHPLEAEVYAVYNGNTTIVCDPEAAPRPKFQWKKDGQVLGSGGHRRILPSGTLTIAPTSRDDEGVYTCIASNQAGTDESHARVIVLQEIRFMQTPPQRIVTKEHDLIYLHCEAAFDPLLDIAYVWKQNGEVLKNNHDGTGRIIVDWNSLTVHNTTMRDAGDYECVVKSAVNEITSKTSVVIEGAPGAPGGVQVIQISKTKAIIEWVDGANNGRAIRYYNILGRTNWNRTWVNVSTHVQAREVDRYTARQQAEVINLTPWSAYEFSVTAVNDLGIGTPSAPSPIYSTYEDKPYIAPRNVGGGGGKIGDLTITWDPLLPQEQHSHGIHYKVFWKLKGALEWASDEIKKQDNMGVAVVNIPLNNYYTQYEVKVQAINNMGKGPESGVAVIHSAEDMPQVAPQKPFALAFNSTCFNVTWQPIDMSRENIRGKLIGHRLKYWKTTHQEEDSVYYLSRTTRNWALIVGLQPDTYYFVKVMAYNAAGEGPESERFEERTYRKAPQKPPSSVHVYGINPSTVRVVWRYVSPSQDEEPIEGYKVRIWETDQNMITANNTIVPIGQKLESYINTLTPGKSYNMRVLAYSNGGDGRMSSPTLRFQMGKTTRNAANTRHGHNINTALILSTLLLITTFFYTNH, from the exons ATGTCACCCACAAGAGGATTAGCAGCGCTAGCGCTCTGTTTATTTGGTCTGGCAACGGCCCAGTTGCCCGGAGACCTGCCTGCGGGACAATTGGACGGACAACTAGGGCAGCCAAgccagcagccgcagcagagCTACCAACCCAGCTACAACAAGGACTACTCGCCGCGATACAATCCCCTGTACACTGGCCAGCAGCAAAGCCAGGACACCACCCAGTTCGACAATCCCCTGCTGGACGGTCAGAACCCCAACTCCTACAACGGCTACTATGACGGCAACCGGCCACTGGGCGGAGCCGGCGGCGTGGGTGGCCTCAACGGCGTTGGAGTTGGAGGGTACAACGGTGGCGGGGGCCTAAGCAGCAATGTGGGCGGACCCGGAAACAGCCTAGGCGGCGGCTTGGGCGGCCTAGGACCGCAGTACGACCCCTTCCACCGGAACAGCATCGGCGGAGCGCCGGGTGTCAACTACCGGGATATGTACAGTGATGAGGAAAACTTCTGCCCCGAGCACTGGGTCTCGTTCAGACAGAGCTGCTATCGCTTCATCCGCTCACCCAAACGGAACTGGGCGGAGGCCAAGAAGATCTGCAAGGCCTACAACGCCGACCTGATCAACGTGGACAACGTGGAGAAGCACTCCTTCATCCTTAAGAATCTCATTTTGCAAAACCATCGGCAGAACCGATTCTTCATCTCGGCCAGACAGACTGGGCCGCAGAACTGGGTCAACGATGACAATACACAGCTCGTGCAGATCGAGGACTCGTTCTCCATGGACGAGAATGTGCCTTTGGAAAACGAGGACCTGCACGACAACCGCTTCCTGGTGCAGAACGACCTGTACAACAGGAACAACTTCAACAATCCGAATCAGTTTTACAACTCGTTGCCTGGAACCGTAAATCAGCGCAATCAGAACAACTTGAGGGGCTTTATAG GGCCCAACCAGCCGTACGGAGACAATGGCTACATCCGGGACCGTGTGGTCTATGCCTACTCCAAGAAGCGGGATCGCTGGATGTTTATGCCGGCGTACGAGATCGAACTGAATCTGTTTATCTGCGAGTCCAAGGTGCTCTACAGTCCGGACAACGTCAATATCAAGCTGGACGACAAGCGTCCCTACCACTACGGCCTCGACATCCGCGACATGGAGCGCATTCCGCGTGGTCCCTACTTCGTCAAACAGCCGAACGACACGACCTTCGATGTGAACAAGAACCGCTTGATCCCTGATGTGTCCCTGAGCTGCTTGGCTGGTGGCTACCCCACTCCCTCGTACGTGTGGTACCGCGAGGTCTATGTCAACGACACCCTCGAGTACCAGAAAATCGATCCGTTGGCACAGGACCGGTACACCATATCTGGCGGTAACCTGATCATCTACGAGCCGAAGCAGGCTCTCGACCAGGGCGCCTACCATTGCGTGGCGGAGAACAAGTTCGGCCGTGTTCGGTCCGAGAGCGCCCACCTCAACTTTGGCTTCATAATGGAGTTTAACCTGAAGCGATCGGCGGAGACGAGCGAGATGAACTGGGGCAAGTCGATATTCTGCGATCCGCCACAGCATTATCCCGACGTTCGCTACTACTGGGCTCGCGACTACTTCCCCAACTTTGTGGAGGAGGACCAGCGTGTATTTGTCTCCCGGGATGGCGCCCTGTACTTCTCCTTCATCGAAACGGTGGACCGGGCCAATTACTCGTGTACCGTGCAAACCCTTGTATCGGACACCGGTCGCAATGGACCCTTCTTCCCGCTGCGCGTGACGCCCAACAGCAACTACCAGGCATTGATATTCGCCAATACCTTCCCCAAGGTCTTCCCAGAGGCGCCGGTGGCTGGCGACGAGATCCGACTGGAGTGCATGGCCTTCGGCTATCCAATTCCAGCCTACAACTGGACCCGCCAGAACCAGCCGCTGCAACGCAACGCCTACACAATCAACTACGGCCGCGTTCTGATCATCCAGAATGCGACGACGAACGACAACGGCGAGTACACCTGCACGATCACCAATCCGCGCAAGACGCTGACGAAGAGCATCTACATCAACATCCAGATGCGTCCCGAGTTCACGATTCCGCTGAAGGACATGATCAAGGACTACAACAGCGACGTGACCTTTATTTGTGAGGCCTTCGCTATCCCGGATGCGAACTACACGTGGTACAAAAACGCCGAACGCCTGGACCCGCTGAACATCAATCGTGACCGGTACATTATTCAGGACAATGTGCTGACCATCAAGTTTCTGGAAAAGGATAAGGACGAGGGAATGTATCAGTGTGGCGCTCAAAATCAGCTGAAAACGTCCTTCTCGTCGGCGCAACTCCGAGTGCTCTCCATGAAGCCATCCTTTAAGAAGCATCCCCTGGAGGCCGAGGTCTATGCTGTCTACAATGGCAACACCACCATTGTCTGTGATCCGGAAGCCGCTCCACGCCCTAAATTCCAATGGAAGAAGGACGGCCAGGTCTTGGGTTCGGGTGGCCATCGGCGAATCCTGCCCAGCGGCACACTGACCATTGCGCCTACATCGCGGGACGACGAAGGCGTCTACACATGCATAGCCTCGAACCAGGCCGGCACGGATGAGTCCCATGCCCGCGTTATTGTCTTGC aGGAGATCCGCTTTATGCAAACCCCACCGCAACGCATTGTGACCAAGGAGCACGACCTAATCTATCTGCACTGTGAGGCTGCATTCGACCCGTTGCTGGACATTGCCTACGTTTGGAAGCAAAACGGCGAAGTCCTCAAGAACAACCATGACGGCACTGGCCGGATT ATTGTGGACTGGAACAGCTTGACGGTGCACAACACCACCATGCGGGATGCCGGCGACTACGAGTGCGTAGTCAAGTCGGCCGTCAACGAGATCACCAGCAAGACCTCTGTGGTCATTGAGGGAGCACCCGGAGCCCCGGGCGGCGTTCAGGTCATTCAGATCAGCAAAACGAAAGCCATTATCGAGTGGGTGGACGGGGCAAACAACGGCCGCGCCATCCGTTACTACAATATCCTGGGACGCACCAACTGGAACCGAACCTGGGTGAATGTCTCGACGCATGTGCAGGCCCGCGAGGTGGATCGCTACACGGCGCGCCAACAAGCCGAGGTGATCAACCTGACGCCCTGGTCGGCCTACGAGTTCAGTGTGACGGCCGTCAACGACCTGGGCATCGGCACCCCGTCCGCTCCATCGCCCATCTACAGCACCTACGAGGACAAGCCATATATTGCTCCACGGAACGtgggtggtggcggcggcaagATCGGTGACCTGACCATCACGTGGGACCCGTTGCTGCCACAGGAGCAGCATAGCCACGGCATACACTACAAGGTGTTTTGGAAGCTCAAGGGAGCCCTGGAATGGGCCTCGGACGAGATCAAGAAGCAGGATAACATGGGCGTGGCTGTGGTCAATATACCGCTGAATAACTACTACACTCAGTACGAGGTCAAGGTGCAGGCCATCAACAACATGGGTAAGGGACCGGAGAGCGGTGTGGCAGTCATACACTCTGCCGAGGACATGCCGCAGGTGGCTCCGCAGAAGCCCTTCGCGCTTGCCTTTAACTCTACTTGCTTTAACGTCACCTGGCAACCCATTGACATGTCCCGCGAGAACATACGCGGCAAGCTCATTGGCCACAGG TTGAAGTACTGGAAGACGACGCACCAGGAGGAGGACTCCGTGTACTATCTGTCGCGTACCACAAGAAACTGGGCACTGATCGTGGGCCTGCAGCCGGACACCTACTACTTTGTGAAGGTCATGGCCTACAATGCGGCGGGAGAAGGCCCCGAAAGCGAACGTTTTGAAG agCGAACATACCGTAAGGCCCCGCAGAAGCCGCCTTCCTCGGTTCACGTTTATGGAATAAACCCGTCTACGGTGCGGGTTGTATGGCGATATGTTTCCCCCTCGCAGGACGAGGAACCCATCGAAGGTTACAAG GTTCGCATTTGGGAGACGGATCAGAACATGATCACAGCCAACAATACCATCGTGCCAATCGGACAGAAGCTGGAGTCCTACATCAATACCCTCACCCCCGGCAAGAGCTACAATATGCGAGTACTCGCCTACAGCAACGGCGGCGACGGTCGGATGTCCAGTCCCACGCTGCGCTTCCAAATGGGCAAGACGACGCGCAATGCGGCAAATACACGCCACGGCCACAACATCAACACGGCGCTAATCTTAAGCACACTGCTACTCATCACCACCTTTTTCTACACAAACCACTGA
- the LOC108077780 gene encoding E3 ubiquitin-protein ligase MARCHF5: MADKAPPADAEAGASADASPVAAAADDHTTLTVPPVIVQSDKPAVPATKVAAAATATAHADKSATDASTSTTVLMGADAGEAERCCWICFATDEDNRLAAWVKPCQCRGTTKWVHQSCLYRWIDEKTQKGNALRSVSCPQCQTEYIIVFPQMGKFGGALEAMDNLIKRLSPFLAAGFFVGSLYWTAVTYGAVTFLQIVGHENGMSIMEAGDPLVLLIGLPAIPVGLVLGRLIRWEDALLRLIRNRGTVVRKFPFVSLIYPNLNQEDEQPSTSNPATPALSDPVSATRVFCGALLLPTISSIVGRILFDSVDNTLHRTLLGGLTFITVKGILKIYLKQKQYASRKKRRIVDYTEENIRTYMHRNNTGAGAARQDQQAQNQQQRPVPPTLRMDAVAIRERELNRQPGDSGGSVV, encoded by the exons ATGGCTGACAAGGCGCCCCCCGCAGACGCAGAAGCAGGAGCCTCTGCCGACGCCAGCCCGGTAGCTGCTGCCGCAGATGACCACACGACCCTGACTGTGCCACCTGTCATCGTACAGAGCGACAAGCCCGCAGTGCCTGCAACCAAAGtagccgcagcagcaacagccactGCCCACGCCGACAAATCTGCGACAGATGCTTCAACCTCCACAACCGTGCTGATGGGCGCGGATGCTGGCGAGGCGGAGCGTTGCTGCTGGATCTGCTTCGCCACGGACGAGGACAACCGCCTGGCAGCGTGGGTGAAGCCGTGCCAGTGTCGTGGCACCACCAAGTGGGTGCATCAGAGCTGCCTTTACCGTTGGATTGACGAGAAGACGCAGAAGGGAAACGCACTGCGTTCCGTGTCCTGCCCTCAGTGCCAGACGGAGTACATAATTGTGTTCCCGCAAATGGGCAAGTTTGGTGGCGCCCTGGAGGCGATGGACAACCTGATCAAGCGTCTAAGCCCTTTCCTTGCGGCTGGCTTTTTTGTAGGCTCTCTCTATTGGACAGCCGTAACGTATGGAGCGGTGACATTTTTACAG ATTGTGGGCCATGAGAACGGCATGTCCATTATGGAGGCCGGCGATCCCCTCGTGCTCCTGATCGGACTGCCGGCCATTCCAGTCGGACTGGTGCTAGGTCGCCTAATTCGCTGGGAGGACGCACTACTGCGACTTATTCGCAACCGCGGGACTGTGGTGAGGAAGTTCCCATTTGTGAGCCTCATCTATCCAAACCT AAACCAGGAGGACGAGCAACCGAGCACCAGCAATCCAGCCACTCCCGCGCTGTCCGACCCCGTTTCGGCCACGCGCGTATTCTGCGGTGCACTTCTTCTGCCCACCATCTCGTCCATTGTGGGTCGGATTCTCTTTGACTCTGTGGACAACACGTTGCACCGCACTCTGCTCGGCGGCCTTACCTTTATCACGGTTAAAGGTATCCTCAAGATTTATCTAAAGCAAAAGCAGTACGCCAGTCGCAAGAAGCGTCGTATTGTGGATTACACGGAGGAGAATATACGCACTTACATGCACCGCAACAACACTGGTGCTGGCGCAGCTCGTCAGGATCAGCAGGCGCAGAACCAACAGCAGCGTCCAGTGCCGCCAACCTTGCGCATGGACGCCGTGGCAATACGGGAGCGCGAACTCAATCGCCAGCCCGGTGATAGTGGCGGAAGTGTTGTCTAG
- the LOC108077736 gene encoding BTB/POZ domain-containing protein KCTD9: protein MDNDPRESAPAKDDPAEEASLSVATNFAPNRWVKLNVGGQIYATTIDTLVGREPDSMLARMFLQDGNMVPSERDEQGAYLIDRSPRYFEPIINYLRHGQFVCDSNVSILGVLEEARFFGIYSLVTHLEERLGQEEDPQSDRPLTRMDVIKAIIQTSVITELRFQGVNLSGADLRKLDFRNINFKYANMSHCNLSHTNLNYCCLERADLQYANLECAQLVSVRGLCANMEGANLRGCNFEDPTGVRTNLEGVNLKGACLESSNMAGVNLRVANLKNANMKNCNLRAAVLAGADLERCNLSGSDLQEANLRGANLKDAELTLMVTPLHMSQAIR from the exons ATGGACAATGATCCGAGGGAGAGTGCACCTGCCAAGGACGATCCGGCCGAGGAGGCAAGCCTGTCCGTCGCCACCAACTTCGCGCCCAACCGCTGGGTGAAGTTGAACGTGGGCGGCCAGATTTATGCCACCACCATAGACACTCTAGTGGGCAGGGAGCCGGATTCGATGCTGGCGAGGATGTTCCTGCAGGACGGCAACATGGTGCCCAGCGAGCGGGACGAGCAAGGCGCCTACCTGATAGACCGTAGTCCTCGCTATTTCGAGCCCATCATCAACTACCTGCGGCATGGACAGTTCGTCTGTGACTCCAATGTCAGCATCCTAGGCGTGCTGGAGGAGGCGCGTTTTTTCGGCATATACTCGCTGGTCACACACCTTGAAGAACGCCTAGGGCAGGAAGAGGATCCACAGAGCGATCGGCCGCTGACGCGCATGGACGTAATCAAGGCCATCATACAGACCTCAGTGATAACGGAGCTTCGCTTCCAGGGCGTTAATCTCTCCGGAGCCGACTTGCGGAAGCTAGACTTTCGCAACATCAACTTCAAG TACGCCAACATGTCCCACTGCAATCTGTCTCACACCAACCTTAACTATTGCTGCCTGGAGCGGGCGGATCTGCAGTATGCAAACCTGGAGTGTGCGCAGCTGGTATCCGTTCGAGGACTCTGTGCAAACATG GAAGGTGCCAACCTAAGGGGCTGCAACTTCGAGGATCCCACCGGCGTGCGGACCAATCTGGAGGGCGTTAATCTGAAGGGCGCCTGCCTTGAGAGCAGCAACATGGCGGGCGTGAACCTGCGCGTGGCCAACCTAAAGAACGCCAACATGAAGAACTGTAATTTGCGCGCCGCCGTGCTCGCCGGAGCCGACCTGGAGCGATGCAATCTCTCTGGCAGCGATCTCCAGGAGGCCAATTTGCGCGGAGCGAACCTTAAGGACGCCGAGCTGACACTCATGGTGACGCCGTTGCACATGTCGCAGGCCATTCGCTGA
- the LOC108077781 gene encoding E3 ubiquitin-protein ligase TM129, with protein sequence MDESELLFNLFYFLLCMVIIYPPEEFQRLGFTIEQLFARFLGEEYLDFVGYHLRRTSLNLFVHSCLPFSYFLIHRLKFSVFATQEPLEDSDLDPDFPMPQEAVAFKTLTWKTAQRFSVLAVMAVPALIFNWHQQNWRRHPISKALAKYSNSPGSYSAVASDIGNEFRRPEIYKKKLNSISTVIATENWIIKTTMYNVHFAHQSNTALSVAKAETYNISHHDENDTLQMISIIVRPMRQGVADFHIRINALEFRNLEDRVRRPIAIPSNIQFHRNVIDRFVDVFKAQVALNPIFQAEVTTEKCFACMLNEPNTKIHKQCADLDRNGAPLAEGACCSNCYCRPMWCVECLARWFAARQTDVDREMWLEQKCTCPMCRAKFCVLDVSYIRAVDQAQHRGADEDNAS encoded by the exons ATGGACGAGTCGGAACTGCTCTTCAATCTGTTCTACTTCCTGCTCTGCATGGTCATCATTTACCCCCCGGAGGAGTTCCAGCGCCTGGGATTCACCATCGAGCAGTTGTTTGCCCGCTTCCTGGGCGAGGAGTACTTGGACTTCGTGGGCTACCACCTGCGCCGCACATCGCTCAATCTGTTTGTGCACTCCTGCCTTCCGTTCTCCTACTTCCTGATCCACAGACTCAAGTTCTCGGTGTTCGCCACGCAAGAGCCGCTCGAGGATTCCGACCTCGACCCGGACTTCCCGATGCCCCAGGAGGCGGTGGCTTTCAAGACGCTTACTTGGAAGACAGCCCAGCGCTTCAGCGTGCTGGCCGTGATGGCTGTGCCCGCGCTCATCTTCAATTGGCACCAACAGAACTGGCGCCGGCATCCCATAAGCAAGGCGCTCGCCAAGTACTCCAACTCGCCCGGCAGCTACAGTGCGGTGGCCAGCGACATTGGGAACGAGTTCCGACGGCCGGAGATTTACAAGAAGAAGCTGAACTCCATCAGTACGGTGATTGCGACGGAGAACTGGATAATCAAGACCACAATGTACAATGTCCACTTTGCCCACCAAAGCAACACAGCGCTAAGCGTGGCCAAG GCGGAGACATACAACATCTCGCATCACGACGAGAACGACACACTGCAGATGATCAGCATTATCGTGCGGCCGATGAGACAGGGCGTAGCCGACTTTCACATACGAATCAACGCCTTGGAGTTCAGGAACCTGGAGGATCGTGTCCGGCGCCCCATCGCTATTCCCTCGAACATCCAGTTCCACCGCAACGTCATCGATCGCTTTGTGGATGTGTTCAAGGCGCAAGTGGCCCTAAATCCCATATTTCAGGCGGAAGTGACCACTGAGAAGTGCTTTGCCTGCATGCTGAATGAACCAAACACCAAGATACACAAGCAGTGCGCCGACCTGGACCGCAACGGTGCTCCGCTTGCAGAAGGTGCGTGCTGCTCCAACTGCTACTGCCGACCCATGTGGTGTGTGGAGTGCCTGGCGCGATGGTTCGCCGCCCGCCAGACCGACGTGGATCGCGAAATGTGGCTGGAGCAGAAGTGCACCTGTCCGATGTGCCGAGCCAAGTTCTGTGTGCTAGACGTTAGCTACATCAGAGCCGTCGACCAGGCTCAGCATCGCGGAGCCGACGAGGACAATGCGTCCTGA
- the LOC108077782 gene encoding uncharacterized protein, translated as MAAAHEPTIHYLDSVLNEEERRCEYSHQWRNFSISRSGRFRSKNKKRDAVDGKLFDAHSAVGSTKENEKVSARSSSSAKSSGPAASTGSSATTGSNPARSQREKTESYKSFYETNL; from the exons ATGGCAGCCGCCCACGAGCCAACGATCCACTATCTGGACAGCGTCCTGAACGAGGAGGAGAGGCGGTGCGAGTACAGCCACCAGTGGCGAAACTTCTCCATCTCCCGCTCTGGTCGCTTCAGGTCGAAGAACAAGAAGCGAGACGCGGTGGATGGCAAGCTCTTTGATGCCCACAGTGCCGTAGGATCCACCAAGGAGAACGAAAAG GTCTCTGCACGCAGTTCGTCCAGCGCCAAGAGCTCCGGCCCAGCAGCGAGCACAGGATCGTCGGCGACGACAGGCAGCAACCCGGCGCGAAGTCAGCGTGAAAAGACGGAGAGCTATAAAAGTTTTTACGAAACGAATTTATAG
- the LOC108077735 gene encoding Golgi to ER traffic protein 4 homolog produces MAAAETGAVASGSTASAGQRGVSRVLAKLSQSLAGGEFYEAHMMYRTLYFRYTAQKRYQDCLDLLFDGAQQLIDKEQESSAADLCLLLVDTLEKRGPLDEGADNFVWVARLGALIRSLSATTVERETLIQRTIKWSTALHGQYGHPVLHKLIAHVFWTEGNIELARHHYLLCQDGSLCGRVLIEISQSRGFQGEVDLFLVQAVLQQLSLKDRKTAEDTFTEYTRYHAKLLRHEFPFKEPLVNFLYFLFRLIDVKSVSGFRALRKLYDPSLKRDLSFLKYVAKIGMLYFDEQPEVAHTTPGLGGMFGDIFNRLMAGFDEDDAEDQNTTPGRQSTNNELD; encoded by the exons ATGGCCGCCGCCGAGACAGGTGCAGTAGCCAGCGGCAGTACGGCGTCCGCGGGGCAGCGCGGTGTCAGCCGCGTTCTCGCCAAGCTGTCACAGTCCTTGGCTGGAGGAGAGTTCTACGAGGCGCACATGATGTACAGGACTTTGTACTTTCGGTATACGGCGCAGAAGCGCTACCAGGACTGCCTGGACCTGCTCTTCGACGGGGCTCAGCAGCTAATAGACAAGGAGCAGGAGAGCAGTGCGGCCGACCTGTGCCTCCTGCTGGTGGATACGCTGGAGAAGCGGGGTCCGCTGGACGAGGGCGCCGACAACTTCGTGTGGGTGGCCCGCCTGGGAGCCCTAATCCGCAGCCTCAGCGCCACGACAGTGGAGCGCGAAACTCTGATC CAACGGACCATCAAGTGGAGTACGGCGTTGCACGGACAGTACGGCCACCCGGTGCTACACAAGCTGATTGCGCACGTATTCTGGACTGAGGGCAATATCGAGCTGGCCCGCCACCATTACCTGCTCTGCCAGGATGGCAGCCTCTGCGGACGAGTGCTGATCGAGATAAGCCAGAGCAGAGGCTTCCAGGGCGAAGTGGACCTTTTCCTGGTGCAGGCCGTGCTCCAGCAGCTGTCGCTAAAAGACCGCAAAACCGCCGAGGACACGTTCACCGAGTACACGCGCTACCACGCGAAGCTGCTGCGACACGAGTTTCCCTTTAAGGAGCCACTGGTTAATTTCTTGTACTTCCTGTTCCGCCTCATCGATGTCAAGAGCGTGTCTGGGTTCCGAGCGCTGCGCAAGCTCTACGATCCCTCGCTAAAGCGGGACCTATCGTTCCTGAAGTACGTCGCGAAGATCGGAATGCTCTACTTCGATGAGCAGCCTGAAGTGGCCCACACCACACCAGGACTAGGAGGGATGTTTGGGGACATATTCAATCGGCTGATGGCGGGCTTTGACGAGGACGACGCGGAGGATCAGAACACGACGCCTGGTCGGCAAAGCACCAACAACGAATTAGACTAG
- the tub gene encoding protein Tube: MAKANGWNGCGMGVHGNGSSSVSIRSASKYSRSTELRRVEDNDIYRLAKILDENACWRKLMSIIPKGLDVQACSAAGGLNFSAAVRNGFKYSAQDVCQIDEAANRLPPDQSKSQMMIDEWKTSGKLHERPTVGVLLQLLVQAELFSAADFVALDFLSEPTPDRPADGPAAPISLDLSELLEEEMDVDNEGPGYQPPNTATSNAAAQGSVGLNLDNFDKHMVPRDKSVPQPSENVPPIAPPRASRLLRDSAGSRNAASTGATTSSTTVPNIPNLTILNPSEQIEEQRQQQPRQQNIPNLSILIASSEASMTTASTSLGNPSNRASSTDPPNIPRITLLIDNSAEISSPPVLEAAGRTATAASPAASTNNLPMISALNLNTDNGEHPDSSSSLSNDEDDDDDDDEVDGEGDFADVSLPNMSNSEQPNSNNDSSLTTVTGTSGDNSFELTNDSSSASNDDYAGNIPNLSELQH; the protein is encoded by the exons ATGGCCAAGGCGAACGGCTGGAATGGGTGCGGAATGGGCGTGCACGGCAATGGGAGCAGCAGCGTCTCCATACGCTCCGCCTCGAAGTACTCGCGCAGCACGGAGCTGCGTCGCGTCGAGGACAACGACATATACCGGCTGGCCAAGATCCTGGACGAGAACGCTTGCTGGCGCAAGCTAATGTCGATCATACCCAAGGGCCTGGACGTGCAGGCTTGCAGCGCTGCCGGCGGCCTCAACTTTTCGGCGGCTGTCAGGAACGGATTCAAATACTCTGCGCAGGATGTGTGCCAGATTGACGAGGCCGCGAACCGGCTGCCGCCCGACCAGAGCAAGTCCCAGATGATGATTGACGAGTGGAAGACCTCAGGCAAGCTGCACGAACGGCCCACCGTGGGCGTGTTGCTCCAGTTGCTGGTGCAGGCTGAGCTCTTTAGTGCGGCCGACTTTGTGGCGCTGGACTTTCTGAGTG AACCCACGCCAGATCGCCCGGCAGATGGGCCCGCAGCACCTATAAGCCTCGACCTGTCCGAGCTGCTGGAGGAAGAAATGGACGTGGACAACGAGGGACCGGGTTATCAACCACCGAACACTGCCACCTCGAATGCAGCTGCCCAGGGCAGTGTGGGCCTGAATCTGGACAATTTCGACAAGCACATGGTGCCGCGGGACAAGAGCGTGCCGCAGCCATCCGAAAATGTTCCTCCTATAGCCCCACCTCGCGCCTCCCGCCTGCTAAGGGACAGTGCCGGCTCAAGGAATGCAGCCAGCACCGGGGCCACCACCTCGTCGACGACAGTCCCCAACATCCCCAATCTGACAATTCTCAATCCCAGCGAACAAATCGAGGAGCAGCGTCAGCAGCAGCCGCGTCAGCAGAACATACCCAACCTGTCCATACTCATTGCCAGCTCGGAGGCTTCGATGACAACAGCGTCGACTTCGCTGGGGAACCCAAGCAACCGAGCCAGTTCCACGGATCCGCCAAACATACCGCGCATCACGCTGCTGATTGATAATTCCGCCGAGATAAGCTCCCCGCCCGTCCTTGAAGCTGCGGGGAGAACCGCAACGGCAGCCAGCCCAGCGGCGAGCACGAACAATTTGCCAATGATAAGCGCTCTAAATCTGAACACTGACAACGGCGAGCACccggacagcagcagcagcttgagCAACGATGAggacgatgatgacgacgacgacgaggtgGATGGGGAGGGCGACTTTGCGGATGTATCCCTGCCAAACATGAGCAACTCGGAGCAACCGAACTCCAACAATGACTCCAGCCTGACAACGGTCACTGGCACCAGCGGTGATAACAGCTTCGAGCTGACCAATGACTCCAGCTCGGCCTCAAACGACGATTACGCCGGCAACATTCCAAATTTGAGCGAGCTGCAGCATTAA